Proteins encoded together in one Hylaeus volcanicus isolate JK05 chromosome 3, UHH_iyHylVolc1.0_haploid, whole genome shotgun sequence window:
- the LOC128874089 gene encoding centrosomal protein of 152 kDa-like isoform X3 produces MEGPGLSLFQGSESIRLNASTQGLEEDEEQEDIKRRNMEIKDLLTNAFDDLEEEDDISSVNSSHYRDSTKEAEDSNVEINSCAQGVVSPNSQTVSQLQKEFGIYDHVENSNNYDNAMTNHRSELEIGPSISDVQRDFSAYDQTDTPYSKSNRSNDLHNAATETPYELARPLNSGFPKNLRPQIDEEYTFNENYPYNYQTPANHYVAQNKTYSNNGYIDGYENSVQSKQIHDFGGGDNVTSDHINHCYKASPNGRPLDDCVAYKTAEYDSKEQLEVLYTVRMREIKRLTEEMQQLQLEREEEKSQLSRKIILLQAEIERSSMSRNQTQHALVDAKAEIADLHNQITSLKEKNAVLEKTNQNTTEELNIAKDSVAELQQKIAVLERVQALQTNDKTHEKFLKQAQEKHAVEIKNMQTQINVLTDKLNTKLLNVDTNTHCIWETSYVALENKLADVRRAHEMLMVEKGDTMNRLAQALEESQAQCHNLMATNNAQHLMQLQTQIKILTQEKEEMQKVIQELQNKLEVAKSDVAQYDSLLTTTLEEESDSMRQMKLGELHNRSKSKPSDDMANKLRGELQRCLAGHAVKRKEITRLENTLSQKEKEVDKALTVADMCRQEAARYAKRVNELEQELKSVLTDQAVKANAQIQKLSNHLSDVKKQYESLREEKVGLEQKLEETLAINQETLKKLHQESVNQQEKDAIDEYNKEYLEIHAKAVERVRQEAQIEVVQLSVQLEQTQKELDRVKELYIDVCSTKEQLISEHKSEIKMLKEKYANLEERENDIEKYKHDLRAQVKIAEKLTKECDMYRAKIIELEKNLSHERKKKEEYTKKIHQEIERAKEEALKELRNAYPNQEISVLLPDHCSEHLEKINQLEEDCKRLEEKLHAAVDVHKRMSEYQSELDDSRLKIAQIEISQESWKKKYENAVSERNDLLSKISQLESTLSSSKRNSKMDDSDDVKLKVTRYQVENEALKKECEDLSSERNIYKDKISQLEAELSEAKKIIGNFESRFRKSSEVSLTSKCELEKELSHYKDLVTQLSSKISILKAGRKGDLVMEQRTRQLEQDLQGKNEKLERLKDLEKIKEERDQLVQKLKYQAKQFEQYVKNQKQVSAELNLSPRSCGDGTDFQKIKEIMIKEVREEMEQKVVEELRGIEEHHREKRKELEEKYKTVLLELQTKCNEKAQEVETLKEAMISEKLQEELNQKENDVEEERNLMAQVMTKWAAEIREIKDKEVEMNDKLRELKESESHLKAEIDTLKDKEKEMKTNIDTLKHKYQSAKKTANNYKEHAENKEKFLLSECKRIEEGYKRAMNQVQQKLEAIVSTQEEQVATKLKELECQYTERMEQMRLTLKYKNKC; encoded by the exons ATGGAGGGCCCAGGTCTGAGCTTGTTTCAAGGCTCGGAAAGTATACGATTAAATGCAAGTACGCAAGGCTTAGAAGAGGATGAAGAACAAGAAGACATCAAGCGACGTAACATGGAG ATCAAAGACCTCCTGACAAATGCATTCGATGACTTAGAGGAGGAGGACGACATTAGTTCTGTGAATAGCAGTCATTATCGAGATAGTACTAAGGAAGCAGAGGATTCgaatgtagaaataaattcttgtgCCCAAGGTGTCGTATCACCTAATAGCCAAACGGTGTCACagttacaaaaagaatttgGGATTTATGATCAtgttgaaaattcaaacaacTATGACAATGCTATGACAAATCATAGGTCAGAGTTAGAAATTGGCCCTTCAATCTCTGACGTACAAAGAGATTTTAGCGCGTACGATCAAACCGATACACCATATTCTAAAAGTAATAGGAGTAATGATCTGCATAATGCTGCTACCGAAACACCTTACGAATTGGCGAGACCGCTGAATTCTGGATTTCCTAAAAATTTAAGACCTCAAATTGACGAAGAATAtacttttaacgaaaattatcCATATAATTATCAAACACCAGCTAATCATTATGTTgctcaaaataaaacttattcgaataatggtTATATCGATGGTTACGAAAATAGTGTACaatctaaacaaattcatGACTTCGGAGGCGGTGATAATGTTACTTCCGATCACATAAATCATTGCTACAAAGCAAGTCCAAACGGTAGGCCACTGGATGACTGTGTAGCTTATAAAACTGCCGAGTACGATAGTAAAGAGCAGTTAGAAGTTTTATATACAGTTCGAATgagagaaattaaaagattaaCAGAAGAAATGCAACAATTACAATTGgagagagaagaagaaaaaagtcaGCTCAGtagaaaaattatacttttacaaGCGGAAATAGAAAGATCAAGCATGTCGAGGAATCAAACGCAGCATGCTCTAG TTGATGCAAAAGCTGAAATTGCCGATCTCCACAATCAAATAACATCGTTAAAAGAGAAGAATGCAGTTTTAGAAAAAACTAATCAAAAC acAACAGAGGAactaaatattgcaaaagatTCTGTTGCAGAATTGCAACAGAAAATAGCTGTATTAGAAAGAGTACAAGCATTGCAAACGAATGACAAAACACacgaaaaatttttaaagcaGGCACAAGAGAAACATGcggttgaaataaaaaatatgcagacacaaataaatgttctcACAGACAAACTTAATACAAag CTGCTCAATGTGGATACCAACACTCATTGTATATGG gAAACATCGTATGTTGCTTTGGAAAATAAGTTAGCTGATGTACGAAGAGCACATGAGATGCTTATGGTGGAGAAAGGGGATACTATGAATCGTCTAGCACAAGCATTAGAAGAAAGCCAAGCACAATGCCATAATCTCATGGCTACAAATAATGCTCAACATTTAATGCAACTTCAAACACAAATTAAGATTCTAACTcaagaaaaagaggaaatgcAAAAAGTGATTCAAGAATTACAG AACAAATTAGAGGTAGCAAAAAGTGACGTAGCACAATACGATTCGTTATTAACGACAACTTTAGAAGAAGAATCTGATTCTATGAGACAAATGAAGTTAGGTGAACTTCACAATAGATCGAAATCAAAGCCATCCGATGATATGGCAAATAAATTAAGGGGGGAATTACAAAG gtGTTTAGCTGGACACGCTGTTAAGAGAAAGGAAATAACTCGATTAGAGAACACtttatcgcaaaaagaaaaagaagttgaCAAAGCTTTAACAGTAGCTGATATGTGCAGGCAAGAAGCGGCTCGATACGCTAAACGTGTTAACGAGTTGGAGCAAGAACTTAAGTCTGTACTTACAGATCAAGCTGTAAAAGCGAATGCTCAAATACAAAAGTTATCTAATCATTTAAGCGATGTAAAGAAACAATACGAATCACTAAGAGAAGAAAAAGTCGGATTGGAGCAAAAGTTAGAAGAAACGTTAGCAATTAATCAAGAAACGCTTAAGAAGTTACACCAAGAAAGTGTAAATCAGCAAGAAAAAGACGCCATTGACGAGTACAATAAAGAGTATTTAGAGATACATGCTAAGGCTGTAGAAAGAGTTAGACAAGAGGCACAAATTGAAGTAGTGCAATTATC cgTGCAATTGGAACAAACGCAGAAAGAGTTGGATCGCGTTAAAGAATTGTATATAGACGTCTGTAGTACAAAGGAACAGTTAATAAGTGAACACAAGTCTGAAAtcaaaatgttaaaagaaaaatatgctAATCTAGAAGAACGGGAAAATGATATTGAGAAATACAAACATGACTTGCGGGCCCAAGTAAAAATAGCAGAAAAATTGACAAAGGAATGTGACATGTATAGAgctaaaataattgaattagaaaaaaatttaagccatgaaagaaagaaaaaagaagaatacacaaagaaaattcatcAAGAAATCGAAAGAG CTAAAGAAGAAGCATTAAAAGAATTACGCAATGCTTATCCTAATCAAGAAATAAGTGTTCTCTTGCCAGATCATTGTTCCGAACatttagagaaaattaatcAG CTAGAAGAAGATTGTAAGCGGCTAGAGGAAAAATTGCATGCTGCAGTTGACGTACATAAAAGAATGTCGGAATATCAATCTGAATTAGATGATTCCAGATTGAAAATAGcacaaatagaaatttctcAAGAgtcgtggaaaaagaaatacgaaaacGCAGTAAGCGAAAGAAATGATCTACTTAGTAAAATTTCTCAGCTCGAGTCAACTTTATCGAGTAGTAAGAGAAATTCTAAAATGGACGATTCCGATGATGTCAAACTGAAAGTAACTCGATATCAAGTGGAAAACGaagctttaaaaaaagaatgcgAAGATTTGTCtagcgaaagaaatatttataaggaTAAAATTTCCCAATTAGAAGCAGAATTATCGGAAGCCAAGAagataattggaaattttgaGAGTAGGTTCAGAAAAAGTAGCGAAGTCTCTTTAACTTCGAAATGTGAATTGGAAAAAGAACTCTCTCATTACAAAGATTTGGTAACGCAATTAAGTAGcaaaataagtattttaaaaGCCGGAAGAAAGGGTGATCTAGTTATGGAGCAAAGAACTAGACAATTAGAACAAGATTTACAAGGGAAAAACGAGAAGCTGGAAAGATTAAAAGatttagagaaaataaaagaagaaagggaTCAACTtgtccaaaaattaaaatatcaagcGAAGCAGTTTGAACAGTatgttaaaaatcaaaaacagGTGTCCgctgaattaaatttatcgccACGCAGTTGTGGCGACGGTactgattttcaaaaaataaaagaaatcatgATAAAGGAAGTTCGCGAAGAGATGGAGCAAAAAGTAGTTGAAGAGCTTAGAGGTATTGAAGAACATCATCGAGAGAAGAGAAAggaattagaagaaaaatataaaacagtttTATTAGAACTACAAACCAAATGTAATGAAAAGGCACAGGAGGTGGAAACTTTGAAAGAAGCTATGATCTCGGAAAag TTACAGGAAGAAttaaatcaaaaagaaaacgatgTTGAGGAGGAAAGAAATCTAATGGCTCAAGTAATGACTAAATGGGCTGCAGAGATTAgggaaataaaagataaagaagTTGAGATGAATGATAAGTTACGAGAATTAAAGGAGAGTGAATCACATTTGAAAGCAGAAATAGATACACTGAAAGACAaggagaaagaaatgaaaactaATATTGATACGTTAAAACATAAGTATCAGTCAGCAAAGAAAACGGCAAATAATTACAAG GAGCATGCGGAAAATAAGGAGAAGTTCTTATTAAGTGAATGTAAACGTATAGAAGAAGGGTATAAAAGAGCCATGAATCAAGTACAACAAAAACTTGAAGCAATTGTTAGTACTCAAGAAGAACAAGTAGCGACTAAGCTTAAAGAGCTTGAATGTCAGTATACCGAAAGAATGGAACAAATGCGACTTACACtgaagtacaaaaataaatgttga
- the LOC128874089 gene encoding centrosomal protein of 152 kDa-like isoform X1, with product MEGPGLSLFQGSESIRLNASTQGLEEDEEQEDIKRRNMEIKDLLTNAFDDLEEEDDISSVNSSHYRDSTKEAEDSNVEINSCAQGVVSPNSQTVSQLQKEFGIYDHVENSNNYDNAMTNHRSELEIGPSISDVQRDFSAYDQTDTPYSKSNRSNDLHNAATETPYELARPLNSGFPKNLRPQIDEEYTFNENYPYNYQTPANHYVAQNKTYSNNGYIDGYENSVQSKQIHDFGGGDNVTSDHINHCYKASPNGRPLDDCVAYKTAEYDSKEQLEVLYTVRMREIKRLTEEMQQLQLEREEEKSQLSRKIILLQAEIERSSMSRNQTQHALVDAKAEIADLHNQITSLKEKNAVLEKTNQNTTEELNIAKDSVAELQQKIAVLERVQALQTNDKTHEKFLKQAQEKHAVEIKNMQTQINVLTDKLNTKLLNVDTNTHCIWETSYVALENKLADVRRAHEMLMVEKGDTMNRLAQALEESQAQCHNLMATNNAQHLMQLQTQIKILTQEKEEMQKVIQELQNKLEVAKSDVAQYDSLLTTTLEEESDSMRQMKLGELHNRSKSKPSDDMANKLRGELQRCLAGHAVKRKEITRLENTLSQKEKEVDKALTVADMCRQEAARYAKRVNELEQELKSVLTDQAVKANAQIQKLSNHLSDVKKQYESLREEKVGLEQKLEETLAINQETLKKLHQESVNQQEKDAIDEYNKEYLEIHAKAVERVRQEAQIEVVQLSVQLEQTQKELDRVKELYIDVCSTKEQLISEHKSEIKMLKEKYANLEERENDIEKYKHDLRAQVKIAEKLTKECDMYRAKIIELEKNLSHERKKKEEYTKKIHQEIERAKEEALKELRNAYPNQEISVLLPDHCSEHLEKINQLEEDCKRLEEKLHAAVDVHKRMSEYQSELDDSRLKIAQIEISQESWKKKYENAVSERNDLLSKISQLESTLSSSKRNSKMDDSDDVKLKVTRYQVENEALKKECEDLSSERNIYKDKISQLEAELSEAKKIIGNFESRFRKSSEVSLTSKCELEKELSHYKDLVTQLSSKISILKAGRKGDLVMEQRTRQLEQDLQGKNEKLERLKDLEKIKEERDQLVQKLKYQAKQFEQYVKNQKQVSAELNLSPRSCGDGTDFQKIKEIMIKEVREEMEQKVVEELRGIEEHHREKRKELEEKYKTVLLELQTKCNEKAQEVETLKEAMISEKVKIHSSFKAKEQFVCQMIESKFETYYKELVARKLKIEKLQEELNQKENDVEEERNLMAQVMTKWAAEIREIKDKEVEMNDKLRELKESESHLKAEIDTLKDKEKEMKTNIDTLKHKYQSAKKTANNYKEHAENKEKFLLSECKRIEEGYKRAMNQVQQKLEAIVSTQEEQVATKLKELECQYTERMEQMRLTLKYKNKC from the exons ATGGAGGGCCCAGGTCTGAGCTTGTTTCAAGGCTCGGAAAGTATACGATTAAATGCAAGTACGCAAGGCTTAGAAGAGGATGAAGAACAAGAAGACATCAAGCGACGTAACATGGAG ATCAAAGACCTCCTGACAAATGCATTCGATGACTTAGAGGAGGAGGACGACATTAGTTCTGTGAATAGCAGTCATTATCGAGATAGTACTAAGGAAGCAGAGGATTCgaatgtagaaataaattcttgtgCCCAAGGTGTCGTATCACCTAATAGCCAAACGGTGTCACagttacaaaaagaatttgGGATTTATGATCAtgttgaaaattcaaacaacTATGACAATGCTATGACAAATCATAGGTCAGAGTTAGAAATTGGCCCTTCAATCTCTGACGTACAAAGAGATTTTAGCGCGTACGATCAAACCGATACACCATATTCTAAAAGTAATAGGAGTAATGATCTGCATAATGCTGCTACCGAAACACCTTACGAATTGGCGAGACCGCTGAATTCTGGATTTCCTAAAAATTTAAGACCTCAAATTGACGAAGAATAtacttttaacgaaaattatcCATATAATTATCAAACACCAGCTAATCATTATGTTgctcaaaataaaacttattcgaataatggtTATATCGATGGTTACGAAAATAGTGTACaatctaaacaaattcatGACTTCGGAGGCGGTGATAATGTTACTTCCGATCACATAAATCATTGCTACAAAGCAAGTCCAAACGGTAGGCCACTGGATGACTGTGTAGCTTATAAAACTGCCGAGTACGATAGTAAAGAGCAGTTAGAAGTTTTATATACAGTTCGAATgagagaaattaaaagattaaCAGAAGAAATGCAACAATTACAATTGgagagagaagaagaaaaaagtcaGCTCAGtagaaaaattatacttttacaaGCGGAAATAGAAAGATCAAGCATGTCGAGGAATCAAACGCAGCATGCTCTAG TTGATGCAAAAGCTGAAATTGCCGATCTCCACAATCAAATAACATCGTTAAAAGAGAAGAATGCAGTTTTAGAAAAAACTAATCAAAAC acAACAGAGGAactaaatattgcaaaagatTCTGTTGCAGAATTGCAACAGAAAATAGCTGTATTAGAAAGAGTACAAGCATTGCAAACGAATGACAAAACACacgaaaaatttttaaagcaGGCACAAGAGAAACATGcggttgaaataaaaaatatgcagacacaaataaatgttctcACAGACAAACTTAATACAAag CTGCTCAATGTGGATACCAACACTCATTGTATATGG gAAACATCGTATGTTGCTTTGGAAAATAAGTTAGCTGATGTACGAAGAGCACATGAGATGCTTATGGTGGAGAAAGGGGATACTATGAATCGTCTAGCACAAGCATTAGAAGAAAGCCAAGCACAATGCCATAATCTCATGGCTACAAATAATGCTCAACATTTAATGCAACTTCAAACACAAATTAAGATTCTAACTcaagaaaaagaggaaatgcAAAAAGTGATTCAAGAATTACAG AACAAATTAGAGGTAGCAAAAAGTGACGTAGCACAATACGATTCGTTATTAACGACAACTTTAGAAGAAGAATCTGATTCTATGAGACAAATGAAGTTAGGTGAACTTCACAATAGATCGAAATCAAAGCCATCCGATGATATGGCAAATAAATTAAGGGGGGAATTACAAAG gtGTTTAGCTGGACACGCTGTTAAGAGAAAGGAAATAACTCGATTAGAGAACACtttatcgcaaaaagaaaaagaagttgaCAAAGCTTTAACAGTAGCTGATATGTGCAGGCAAGAAGCGGCTCGATACGCTAAACGTGTTAACGAGTTGGAGCAAGAACTTAAGTCTGTACTTACAGATCAAGCTGTAAAAGCGAATGCTCAAATACAAAAGTTATCTAATCATTTAAGCGATGTAAAGAAACAATACGAATCACTAAGAGAAGAAAAAGTCGGATTGGAGCAAAAGTTAGAAGAAACGTTAGCAATTAATCAAGAAACGCTTAAGAAGTTACACCAAGAAAGTGTAAATCAGCAAGAAAAAGACGCCATTGACGAGTACAATAAAGAGTATTTAGAGATACATGCTAAGGCTGTAGAAAGAGTTAGACAAGAGGCACAAATTGAAGTAGTGCAATTATC cgTGCAATTGGAACAAACGCAGAAAGAGTTGGATCGCGTTAAAGAATTGTATATAGACGTCTGTAGTACAAAGGAACAGTTAATAAGTGAACACAAGTCTGAAAtcaaaatgttaaaagaaaaatatgctAATCTAGAAGAACGGGAAAATGATATTGAGAAATACAAACATGACTTGCGGGCCCAAGTAAAAATAGCAGAAAAATTGACAAAGGAATGTGACATGTATAGAgctaaaataattgaattagaaaaaaatttaagccatgaaagaaagaaaaaagaagaatacacaaagaaaattcatcAAGAAATCGAAAGAG CTAAAGAAGAAGCATTAAAAGAATTACGCAATGCTTATCCTAATCAAGAAATAAGTGTTCTCTTGCCAGATCATTGTTCCGAACatttagagaaaattaatcAG CTAGAAGAAGATTGTAAGCGGCTAGAGGAAAAATTGCATGCTGCAGTTGACGTACATAAAAGAATGTCGGAATATCAATCTGAATTAGATGATTCCAGATTGAAAATAGcacaaatagaaatttctcAAGAgtcgtggaaaaagaaatacgaaaacGCAGTAAGCGAAAGAAATGATCTACTTAGTAAAATTTCTCAGCTCGAGTCAACTTTATCGAGTAGTAAGAGAAATTCTAAAATGGACGATTCCGATGATGTCAAACTGAAAGTAACTCGATATCAAGTGGAAAACGaagctttaaaaaaagaatgcgAAGATTTGTCtagcgaaagaaatatttataaggaTAAAATTTCCCAATTAGAAGCAGAATTATCGGAAGCCAAGAagataattggaaattttgaGAGTAGGTTCAGAAAAAGTAGCGAAGTCTCTTTAACTTCGAAATGTGAATTGGAAAAAGAACTCTCTCATTACAAAGATTTGGTAACGCAATTAAGTAGcaaaataagtattttaaaaGCCGGAAGAAAGGGTGATCTAGTTATGGAGCAAAGAACTAGACAATTAGAACAAGATTTACAAGGGAAAAACGAGAAGCTGGAAAGATTAAAAGatttagagaaaataaaagaagaaagggaTCAACTtgtccaaaaattaaaatatcaagcGAAGCAGTTTGAACAGTatgttaaaaatcaaaaacagGTGTCCgctgaattaaatttatcgccACGCAGTTGTGGCGACGGTactgattttcaaaaaataaaagaaatcatgATAAAGGAAGTTCGCGAAGAGATGGAGCAAAAAGTAGTTGAAGAGCTTAGAGGTATTGAAGAACATCATCGAGAGAAGAGAAAggaattagaagaaaaatataaaacagtttTATTAGAACTACAAACCAAATGTAATGAAAAGGCACAGGAGGTGGAAACTTTGAAAGAAGCTATGATCTCGGAAAaggtaaaaattcattcatctTTCAAAGCAAAGGAGCAATTTGTTTGTCAAATGATtgaatcaaaatttgaaacttactACAAAGAATTGGTAGCTCGAAAGTTGAAAATCGAAAAGTTACAGGAAGAAttaaatcaaaaagaaaacgatgTTGAGGAGGAAAGAAATCTAATGGCTCAAGTAATGACTAAATGGGCTGCAGAGATTAgggaaataaaagataaagaagTTGAGATGAATGATAAGTTACGAGAATTAAAGGAGAGTGAATCACATTTGAAAGCAGAAATAGATACACTGAAAGACAaggagaaagaaatgaaaactaATATTGATACGTTAAAACATAAGTATCAGTCAGCAAAGAAAACGGCAAATAATTACAAG GAGCATGCGGAAAATAAGGAGAAGTTCTTATTAAGTGAATGTAAACGTATAGAAGAAGGGTATAAAAGAGCCATGAATCAAGTACAACAAAAACTTGAAGCAATTGTTAGTACTCAAGAAGAACAAGTAGCGACTAAGCTTAAAGAGCTTGAATGTCAGTATACCGAAAGAATGGAACAAATGCGACTTACACtgaagtacaaaaataaatgttga